A segment of the Agarivorans albus genome:
GAATTATTCTCCCTGGAGAAGCTTCGCTTGATAAGAATTTTGAAGTAGGGCGCAACGGCCGTTTAATTTTGCCAGAAGTTGGCCCAATCATGGTATCGGGTTTTACCGAAGCGCAAATGCAAGAAAAGATTAAGCGCGAATTGTCGAAAGCTTACCGTGACCTTGCTGGCCTAAAAGTATTGTTAGAAGAACGCCGTATTCGCATTAGTGTGCTGGGCTTTGTGGGCCAACCGGGTGAAGTAGTACTGGCACAAGGTGCTGGTGTGCAAATGGCGATTCAAGCCGCAGGTGGTTTACGCTCTGGTGCGCAATTAGACCGCATGCAACTGCGCCGCGAGAGCTTAGATGAAACGCAAGTATTTAACTATAAACGCTACTTAGATTCTGGCGATTTAAGTGTTCTGCCAGAGCTTGAATCTTTAGATGTATTGTTTGTTCCTGCCTCACCTAAAATTGGCAATGTAGCAGTAGATTTTGACCCAAAAGCCTTAAACGATAAAGGTGACGCCGCTGAAGATCGCACTGCAGTAAAAGTATTTGGTGAAGTATATAACCCAGGTAGCTTTTCCTTTAAAGAGTCTGCCTCGTTAGTTGATATGCTAATGCGAGCAGGTGGTGTGACTCGCTACGCCAGTGTTGAACAGATCCGCGTTATCATCAACGGTGACCCGCAACTATTTAATTTAAAACGCTATTTAGATACCGGCGATAGCCAGATGATGCCCCGTTTAAGCGCTGGCACCACTATTTTTGTACCTAAGCAAGAAGAAGAGATTAAAGCGGGCGCCAACACCGTGTATGTAATGGGTGAAGTATTTAAGCCCGGTGCTTACGAAGGTAATAAATCTGCTGGCTTTTTAGATGTGCTAGCTAACTCTGGTGGCCCAACCCGTTTTGCCGAAACTCGCCAAATTCGAGTGATTCGTAGCAATGGTTCGGTAGAGCGTTTTGACTTGCAATCGTTTACCGAAGGCCGAATCTCTCAGTTACCAGAAATAGCCGCTGGCGATGCGATTTTCATCCCAGAGAAAACCGATTTAAATGAAAAGTCGTGGACTAAAGTATCGCCTAATCGCGCGGTGAAGGTGATGGGTGAAGTTAATCGTCCTGGTCGTTTTGAATGGGCAAACGAGATGAACCTTATGGATTTGTTGGCTCATGCAGGTGGCCCTAAACCCAATGCCGATATGGCTAAAATTACCGTGTTGTTTAGCGATTCAAACGGCAATACTCGTTCGGTTAACTTTGACTTAAACGCTTACCTAAACGGCGAAATTAGTAATAACAGCATGCCACGCATCGTAGCGGGTACCACGATTATGGTGCCGCAATTGCCAGACGACCCAAGCGACAACAAATCACAATGGGTGCGTCAGCGCTCTGAAGATTCTATCTACGTATTTGGTCAAGTAGTTGCACCTGGTCGCTACCGTTTTGACCCTAGCATGCACTTCCTAGACATTTTGGCTGCGGCCGATGGCCCAGCGGAGCAAGCAGACATTAGCAATGTGCGAATTAGTCATCGCAATGGCAAGCACTCTCGCGTGTCTAAATTAGATTTAGCGATGTACTTTGAAACCGGTGATGAGTCCTTACTGCCAAACGTAGTACCTGGTGATTCTATCTACATTCCAGAAAAAGACCGTAACTGGTTGTCGGAGAAAAAAGAGCGCACCGTGCGCGTACTTGGCTCGGTGAACAAGCCTGGTCGTTACCGCTTTAACGATGACATGACGCTATTAGACTTGTTAGCCGAAGCGGGTGGTGTTGATAACGATGGCTTCCCAGAAAAGATTACCGTAGTGAACTTGTCTTGCTGTAAAGACCAAGCCCGCACCTTCAATTTACTTGAGTTTTCTAAAACCGGTGACTTTGGCATGTTGCCTGTGATTCGCGCTGGCGACACTGTGTATATTCCATCACGTGAAGAGAGCGGCTGGCATAAGGCCCGCCAAGGCATGGAAGATGTGTTCCGCATTGTCACCATTAGCGCGCTGTTAGGTTTTCTATAAGCCTTTGCACCACTAAATTAGCCGATTACTGGAGTTTTATATGATTAGCTTACCGTCAACTTATCAAGAACTAGAGCGAGTGTATCAACGCTTACCGGTGAAACAGCATTCTTGCATTGGTGTGAGTGCTAGCCAGCCAGAAGAGGGCGTTTCTACTTTAGTTGATGCCATTGCAAGGCGTGCAGCCGGAGCTGGCCGAAGCGTACTAGTTGTGGATTTTAACCTGCATCATCCCCGCCATTTTGATGTGCCAGTGTTCGATTTAGGCTGGGATCGCGGCAAAGTGCTTGGGGTGATTAAAGACCAACAGTCTGGCGTAGATTATCTGCCAGTACCAATGGACAAAGTGAGCTTAGTGCAGCTAAGAGAACCTGGTGCTATCGAGCAGTGGGTAGAGCAATGGAAGGAAAGTTATCAGCTGGTGTTGTTTGATACTTCGGCGATCAATCAAACCAATAGCGGCAACCTTCATGCAGCTCGAGCTTTATCGGCGTGTGATGCCAGCATTATCACCATGATGGCAGGTGTTACTTCTCGGCCTGCTTTTGAATCGGCCATTAACGATCTTAGCCTTGAAGATATTCGCCTACTCGGGGTTGTGATGAACGATCGCTTTAATCCAAGTTTAAAAAATGAGTTATTGAGAGAAACTTCACGAATTACCGACATGTTTCCTCGTTTCAAGGGGTATCTGCAAAGAATTCTCGTTAACTCTCAACTACTTTCAATAAGGATATGATATGTTTTTCATAATACAAACGGCGAAAGGAAGTCGCGTTCCATTGAGTAAACAGCAACAAGAATTGTTTGAGCTAAAAAACAAGCAATATAAGGCCAAACGCCGTATGCAAATAAAAGTTACGGTGTTGTTAGTATGTTTATTGCTGGTGATTTTTGCCGCTCTTATGTCAAAGGCTGAGGCAAAAACCTATACCTTTGGCATTGTGCCGCAGCAATCAGCTACCCGTTTGGCGCTGCAATGGAGTCCGCTTTTGGAGGCCGTTAGCCAGTATAGTGGTCATTTCTTAGAATTTAAAACCGCACCAAGTATTGCTGAGTTTGAAAAGCGCTTAGCTCAAGGGCAATACGACTTTGCCTATATGAATCCTTATCATTACCAGGTTTATTCAGAGCAACCTGGTTACCGAGCTTTCGCAAAATCAAAAGATAAAAAACTTAGTGGTATTATTGTGGTAAGTAAAGAATCTGATACTACTATCAATAATGTGCGTGACTTGGATTCTCAATCAATGGCTTTTCCTGCACCCAATGCATTTGCCGCTAGTGTGGTGCTTAGAGGTTACTTAGCTCAACAAGAAATTGATTTTAATCCGTTTTATGTTGGGTCGCATGACTCGGTTTATCGAGCTGTAGCTGCGGGTTTATATCCTGCCGGCGGGGGGATTCCGCGCACTTTTCAAAGTAGCACGGTTAAAGACCAATTACGCATATTATGGGAGTCGCCAGGGTTTACACCTCATGCTATCGCGGCACACCCCAATGTGGAAGCGCCAGTGTTAGCCGCTGTGCAGCAAGCTTTTCTTAGTATGGGGCAAGATGAAGCGCAACAAAGCTTACTTAAAGCCTTAAATATGAAAGGTTTTGTTGCCGCCGAAGATGCCGAGTGGGATGATGTGAGAGAGCTTGGGATAGGCGATACCCACCACTAATAGACCTTAGCAACAAGGATGAAACGACGCGATGACATTTAGCTTTAAGGCAAAAACAGTTCTGGGCGTCGCTTTAATTGAAGCCGTGCTGTTAGGCGTGTTGGTGTATAGCAGTATTGGCTGGCTGTATGATTCTAACGAACTGCAAGTTGAGCAGCACAGTAGAATGATGTCCTCTCTGTTTGCCTCTACCACTAAAAACGCCATTA
Coding sequences within it:
- a CDS encoding SLBB domain-containing protein, with protein sequence MKFFKLCKYIVAAWMLFGFVLSIVFSAQAHAAKPQVQAGDVVRIILPGEASLDKNFEVGRNGRLILPEVGPIMVSGFTEAQMQEKIKRELSKAYRDLAGLKVLLEERRIRISVLGFVGQPGEVVLAQGAGVQMAIQAAGGLRSGAQLDRMQLRRESLDETQVFNYKRYLDSGDLSVLPELESLDVLFVPASPKIGNVAVDFDPKALNDKGDAAEDRTAVKVFGEVYNPGSFSFKESASLVDMLMRAGGVTRYASVEQIRVIINGDPQLFNLKRYLDTGDSQMMPRLSAGTTIFVPKQEEEIKAGANTVYVMGEVFKPGAYEGNKSAGFLDVLANSGGPTRFAETRQIRVIRSNGSVERFDLQSFTEGRISQLPEIAAGDAIFIPEKTDLNEKSWTKVSPNRAVKVMGEVNRPGRFEWANEMNLMDLLAHAGGPKPNADMAKITVLFSDSNGNTRSVNFDLNAYLNGEISNNSMPRIVAGTTIMVPQLPDDPSDNKSQWVRQRSEDSIYVFGQVVAPGRYRFDPSMHFLDILAAADGPAEQADISNVRISHRNGKHSRVSKLDLAMYFETGDESLLPNVVPGDSIYIPEKDRNWLSEKKERTVRVLGSVNKPGRYRFNDDMTLLDLLAEAGGVDNDGFPEKITVVNLSCCKDQARTFNLLEFSKTGDFGMLPVIRAGDTVYIPSREESGWHKARQGMEDVFRIVTISALLGFL
- a CDS encoding phosphate/phosphite/phosphonate ABC transporter substrate-binding protein codes for the protein MFFIIQTAKGSRVPLSKQQQELFELKNKQYKAKRRMQIKVTVLLVCLLLVIFAALMSKAEAKTYTFGIVPQQSATRLALQWSPLLEAVSQYSGHFLEFKTAPSIAEFEKRLAQGQYDFAYMNPYHYQVYSEQPGYRAFAKSKDKKLSGIIVVSKESDTTINNVRDLDSQSMAFPAPNAFAASVVLRGYLAQQEIDFNPFYVGSHDSVYRAVAAGLYPAGGGIPRTFQSSTVKDQLRILWESPGFTPHAIAAHPNVEAPVLAAVQQAFLSMGQDEAQQSLLKALNMKGFVAAEDAEWDDVRELGIGDTHH
- a CDS encoding protein SypD: MISLPSTYQELERVYQRLPVKQHSCIGVSASQPEEGVSTLVDAIARRAAGAGRSVLVVDFNLHHPRHFDVPVFDLGWDRGKVLGVIKDQQSGVDYLPVPMDKVSLVQLREPGAIEQWVEQWKESYQLVLFDTSAINQTNSGNLHAARALSACDASIITMMAGVTSRPAFESAINDLSLEDIRLLGVVMNDRFNPSLKNELLRETSRITDMFPRFKGYLQRILVNSQLLSIRI